One Leptolyngbya sp. SIO1E4 genomic region harbors:
- a CDS encoding serine hydrolase: MAENRNSSNNGHSPFRRYVPPASNGHRTQTGQVTPFPHRPRSSPQTRSSPQNHQPPLSESSRRSRSVRNRWRQWVNASTPPNVSGEPRQPPQPASAQPPSAQPRPPRQPPTQAGDSKPSAPLEGVQTPWPHPSLPRPTAFTQHSPGQPIQGGRGRPVKVPPPGQSPRPGVGAPSRQQPSPVSNKVTPLRRQPRRPASSEETVIKGLPRRDRHSPRRRSRQAPRPVLYGIRLLIVGTGIAAITGTILSTLNPGREAAVSESLGQGAAVTTPQPGRRNSSASALSAPLPLAEELAYLETDLVALEAMTPGLTQFVFFYDLDTGNYVDLNGTSAVSAASTIKMPILVAFLEAVDAGTVQLNQAITLREDMIAGGSGEMQTHEMGRQYTALEVATEMIISSDNTATNLIIDLLGGTERLNQQFQAWGLESTVLRNLLPDLDGTNTTSSADLVKLMALVDQGALLGLRSRDRLFSIMQRTYNRTLIPDGLGDGEAVVFNKTGDIGAALGDIALIDAANGKRYLLGILVTRPHNDGRANELIRRVSGRIHEEMNQPVSPLGGGVPSASPSEPSQTEEAMPSEPDGETYTLPGTDSNATPDVPRG; this comes from the coding sequence ATGGCAGAGAACAGAAATTCCTCTAACAACGGTCACTCACCGTTTCGTCGATATGTCCCCCCCGCGAGCAACGGTCACCGGACGCAGACTGGGCAAGTTACCCCATTTCCCCATCGGCCCAGGTCTTCTCCCCAAACCAGGTCTTCTCCCCAAAATCATCAACCCCCGCTCTCTGAGTCATCTCGACGCAGTCGTTCTGTTCGTAACCGGTGGCGGCAATGGGTCAATGCTTCTACTCCCCCCAACGTTTCTGGAGAGCCCCGTCAACCGCCTCAGCCCGCCTCGGCCCAACCGCCCTCGGCTCAACCAAGGCCCCCTCGTCAGCCACCAACCCAGGCCGGAGATAGCAAGCCCTCAGCCCCTTTAGAGGGGGTTCAAACTCCCTGGCCTCATCCGTCGCTTCCTCGCCCCACCGCTTTTACGCAACATTCCCCAGGGCAGCCCATTCAAGGGGGGCGGGGGCGGCCCGTTAAGGTCCCTCCCCCAGGTCAGAGTCCTCGTCCTGGGGTGGGGGCTCCCTCCCGGCAGCAGCCCTCCCCTGTCTCCAATAAAGTGACGCCCCTGCGGCGTCAGCCCCGGCGACCTGCTTCCAGTGAAGAGACCGTCATCAAGGGCCTGCCTCGCCGCGATCGCCATTCCCCCCGTCGCCGCTCTCGACAAGCCCCCCGTCCGGTTCTCTATGGCATTCGTTTACTGATTGTCGGCACGGGGATTGCTGCCATTACAGGCACCATTCTCTCGACCCTGAATCCAGGCAGAGAGGCGGCGGTTTCAGAGTCTTTGGGGCAGGGGGCAGCGGTGACCACCCCTCAACCAGGGCGGCGCAATTCATCCGCTTCAGCATTGTCAGCACCGCTCCCCCTGGCCGAAGAGCTGGCCTATCTTGAAACAGATTTAGTGGCCCTGGAGGCAATGACCCCGGGGTTAACCCAGTTTGTCTTTTTCTATGATCTGGACACGGGTAACTATGTGGATCTCAATGGTACCAGTGCCGTTTCGGCAGCTAGCACCATTAAGATGCCAATTTTGGTAGCGTTCTTAGAGGCTGTAGATGCAGGTACCGTGCAGCTAAATCAGGCCATCACCCTCCGAGAAGACATGATTGCGGGGGGATCTGGCGAGATGCAAACCCATGAAATGGGTCGCCAGTATACGGCGTTAGAGGTGGCCACAGAGATGATCATCAGCAGTGATAACACCGCCACCAACCTGATTATCGACCTCTTGGGCGGAACCGAGCGCCTCAACCAACAGTTTCAGGCATGGGGGCTGGAGTCTACCGTGCTCCGCAATCTCCTGCCAGATCTAGATGGCACCAACACCACCAGCTCGGCTGATTTGGTCAAGCTGATGGCGTTGGTCGATCAAGGGGCGCTGTTGGGGTTGCGATCGCGCGATCGGCTGTTCAGCATTATGCAGCGCACCTACAACCGCACCTTAATTCCCGACGGCTTGGGCGATGGCGAGGCGGTCGTCTTCAATAAAACCGGTGACATTGGGGCTGCCCTGGGTGATATTGCCCTGATTGATGCCGCCAACGGCAAACGCTATCTCTTGGGAATTTTGGTTACTCGGCCCCATAATGATGGACGCGCCAACGAGTTAATTCGGCGGGTGTCCGGGCGCATCCATGAAGAAATGAATCAGCCGGTTAGCCCCCTGGGGGGCGGTGTCCCTTCCGCATCACCGTCTGAGCCCTCCCAAACAGAGGAGGCCATGCCTAGCGAACCGGACGGAGAAACCTACACTCTGCCTGGCACCGATTCTAACGCCACCCCCGATGTGCCTAGAGGATAG
- a CDS encoding glycosyltransferase family 39 protein: protein MNAEHNPQPDRESHKRLLIRLIPYIGLLIWTLPLLILNSSQQSLMAFDEVHYASRARLMIESENWINPWLEPHHKTPGYYWLVAASFKVFGMTENAARFPNLVSGLLATFILYEIGKLLFNNRVGFLAALILSTQFIWTQYSRLSAPDIPMVLLVLLGILSLLKAESSAQKRSWHFLAGISLGLGFFVRSYVSFLPIIALLPYLVLNNRRHRHLNDWALYLGVLFGFSPTVLWLLLEWTQYQVLSFQRLFDFTVSLTTKDRHGGGWHYYLWNVPLNAFPWSLFALAGMGLVWQKTTFRYRMLCLGYPLLLLLQISVVGTRTPRYSLGLYPFLALHAGVSLEWLRQRYFQKEASGKRVIQGLSYGFSGLGIILIGLSFMRSPIVAAIPDAEEYLSDRVMYAVFLLGLAWLGAAVIFHFRKDWSGAQYWLATLLMGPWLFLALFSSSGLLSNYNAEIKSFVEREDVTQILQNNSVHFIWVDKEFANKRLLNFYTPHIGQYYDDFQQFDQSGYVWAKVEPENSALIEQCQAIGDVRGWKLVYVVDTCNQPR from the coding sequence GTGAACGCAGAACACAACCCCCAACCTGACCGGGAGAGCCATAAGCGCCTGCTCATCCGATTAATCCCCTATATCGGCTTACTGATTTGGACGCTACCCCTGCTCATCCTGAATAGTTCACAGCAGAGCCTGATGGCATTTGACGAGGTGCACTATGCCAGCCGGGCTCGACTGATGATTGAATCAGAAAACTGGATTAACCCGTGGCTAGAACCACACCATAAAACACCGGGGTATTATTGGCTGGTGGCTGCTTCATTTAAAGTCTTTGGGATGACTGAAAACGCAGCCAGATTTCCAAATTTAGTGTCTGGGTTGCTGGCGACTTTCATTCTCTATGAGATAGGTAAATTACTATTCAACAACAGAGTTGGATTTCTCGCCGCCCTGATTCTCAGCACCCAGTTTATTTGGACACAATACAGTCGCTTATCTGCCCCTGATATTCCGATGGTTTTGCTCGTTCTTCTCGGGATATTGTCACTGCTGAAAGCAGAATCTTCGGCTCAAAAAAGATCATGGCATTTTTTAGCTGGCATCAGTTTAGGGCTCGGCTTTTTTGTCAGAAGCTATGTTTCTTTTTTGCCGATTATTGCGTTGCTGCCCTATCTCGTATTAAACAACCGCAGACATCGGCATCTGAATGATTGGGCCCTCTACCTGGGGGTTCTCTTTGGGTTCTCTCCCACGGTTCTGTGGCTACTACTCGAATGGACACAGTACCAGGTTCTGAGTTTTCAGCGACTCTTCGATTTCACCGTGAGTTTGACCACTAAAGATCGCCATGGGGGCGGCTGGCATTACTATCTGTGGAATGTCCCTTTAAATGCATTTCCCTGGAGTTTATTTGCCCTTGCAGGCATGGGGCTTGTTTGGCAAAAAACCACGTTCCGGTATCGAATGTTGTGCCTTGGCTACCCGCTATTGCTGCTGCTACAAATCAGTGTAGTGGGGACTCGAACGCCACGCTATTCACTGGGTCTTTATCCTTTTTTGGCCCTTCATGCAGGCGTTTCGTTGGAGTGGTTACGACAGAGATATTTCCAGAAAGAAGCCTCTGGAAAACGGGTGATCCAAGGGCTGAGCTATGGCTTCAGTGGGTTAGGAATCATCCTCATCGGTCTGAGTTTTATGCGATCCCCCATCGTGGCTGCCATTCCTGATGCTGAGGAATACTTGAGCGATCGCGTGATGTATGCGGTGTTTCTCCTGGGGCTAGCCTGGTTAGGAGCCGCAGTGATCTTTCATTTTCGCAAAGATTGGAGCGGGGCTCAGTATTGGCTGGCGACGCTGCTGATGGGGCCTTGGTTATTTCTGGCGCTTTTTAGCTCCTCTGGGCTGCTCAGCAACTACAATGCCGAAATCAAATCCTTTGTGGAACGAGAAGACGTTACCCAGATACTTCAAAACAACTCGGTTCACTTCATCTGGGTAGACAAAGAGTTTGCCAATAAGCGCTTATTGAATTTCTACACCCCCCACATCGGCCAGTACTATGATGACTTTCAACAGTTTGATCAAAGCGGTTATGTCTGGGCGAAAGTAGAGCCCGAGAATTCTGCCTTAATTGAGCAGTGCCAGGCGATCGGGGATGTTCGGGGCTGGAAACTGGTGTATGTTGTCGATACCTGTAATCAGCCTCGATAA
- a CDS encoding SAM-dependent methyltransferase, with product MQLDAVVPWGRTLEEYRRMFNLSAADLGRKILGCGDGPASFNAEMAALGHSVVSIDPIYQFSAEQIEQRVRATYDPIISQAKQNAHRYVWTQFQDADGLGQARLAAMEIFLADYEVGKAAGRYLNQSLPQLALPEDAYDLCVCSHLLFLYSEQLSLDFHLSSIDELLRVALEVRIFPLLTLDCAPYPYLERVIQALSSRGFGVSVEPVSYEFQKGGNQMLKIRRG from the coding sequence ATGCAGCTTGATGCGGTGGTGCCTTGGGGGCGAACCCTGGAAGAATATCGGCGGATGTTTAACCTGTCAGCGGCAGACCTGGGCCGAAAAATTCTGGGCTGCGGCGATGGCCCCGCCAGCTTTAATGCAGAGATGGCGGCGTTAGGACATTCTGTTGTCTCCATTGACCCGATTTATCAATTTTCTGCAGAGCAGATAGAGCAGCGGGTTCGTGCCACCTATGACCCCATTATTTCCCAGGCGAAGCAAAACGCACATCGCTACGTTTGGACACAGTTCCAAGATGCGGATGGGTTGGGCCAGGCTCGGCTGGCGGCAATGGAAATTTTTTTGGCGGATTATGAGGTCGGCAAAGCTGCAGGGCGTTACTTAAATCAATCCTTGCCCCAGTTAGCCTTGCCGGAGGATGCCTATGACTTGTGTGTGTGTTCTCACTTGCTGTTCTTGTATTCAGAGCAGTTGTCCCTTGATTTTCACCTGAGTTCAATTGACGAACTCCTGCGCGTGGCGTTAGAGGTTCGTATTTTCCCGTTATTGACCCTCGATTGTGCCCCCTACCCCTATCTGGAGCGCGTCATTCAGGCACTCTCAAGCCGGGGCTTCGGCGTCTCTGTTGAGCCCGTCAGCTATGAATTTCAGAAAGGGGGAAATCAAATGCTGAAAATCAGGCGAGGGTAA
- a CDS encoding glycosyltransferase: MISVVLPCLNELRHGYLPKIVENLLAQRGEKEIIAVVSPSQDGTLEVLTQVPQIQIIESAAQNRAQRLSIGIEASQGEAVLLHHPATLLPPEKALTLVDKALRDPLTMWGGFRHQFDWDHWLLRYTSWYSTTVRPRSARILYLDHCIFARRSLLLEIGGVPDMDIFEDTVLSQRLGRYGAPVMLPGTVITSARRFQSRGVYRQAVLNQTLKVMYHLGIDPKWMNRLYEQRVQINVAYGEGAEAGDRPASKK; this comes from the coding sequence GTGATTTCAGTTGTGTTGCCCTGCTTAAACGAGTTGCGCCATGGATACCTCCCCAAGATTGTGGAGAATCTGCTGGCTCAACGGGGTGAGAAAGAAATTATTGCGGTGGTCAGCCCGAGTCAGGATGGCACTTTAGAGGTGTTGACCCAGGTACCTCAAATCCAGATCATTGAGTCTGCAGCGCAAAACCGCGCTCAACGCTTAAGCATTGGGATTGAGGCAAGTCAGGGAGAAGCGGTGCTATTACATCATCCAGCCACCCTGCTGCCCCCTGAAAAGGCTCTGACGCTTGTGGATAAAGCCTTGCGAGATCCATTAACGATGTGGGGGGGCTTTCGGCATCAGTTTGACTGGGATCATTGGCTGCTGCGATATACCTCCTGGTATTCCACCACGGTCCGGCCTCGCTCGGCACGAATTTTGTATCTCGATCACTGCATCTTTGCCCGGCGATCGCTGCTGCTGGAAATTGGCGGCGTCCCCGATATGGATATTTTTGAAGATACCGTTCTGAGCCAACGCCTGGGTCGCTATGGGGCACCCGTCATGCTCCCAGGAACGGTGATCACCTCGGCCCGCCGTTTCCAGAGTCGCGGTGTTTATCGCCAGGCAGTTCTCAACCAGACGTTAAAGGTGATGTATCACCTCGGCATCGACCCTAAATGGATGAACCGCCTCTACGAGCAGCGCGTGCAGATCAATGTTGCGTATGGCGAAGGGGCAGAAGCGGGCGATCGCCCTGCCTCCAAAAAATAA